From the Hevea brasiliensis isolate MT/VB/25A 57/8 chromosome 13, ASM3005281v1, whole genome shotgun sequence genome, the window ATATCTTTGGTGTTATTCTTTTTCGATGCGAGTGGAGCTCACCCAATACTTTTGATGTGCGAAAAATATGGTGCCAGAGCGGACGCGAGGTCGATACTAGTAAGGTATGCAAATAAATTCGACTTTGATATCATGATGATATTTCCTAGATTGTTATCAGTAAAGTTTCATTCCCTTTTCCATTTCGTGCTCTATTGAGTGCATGGAAAGAGGCGCAAGCAGAAGGGTTCTAGCAAAATTATGATACCAAAAGGGACATATTTACTAGGCGTGGTGGATTTAAAAGGTCCATGCAAGGGTGCCATGCA encodes:
- the LOC131172160 gene encoding polygalacturonase-like, translating into MGSKIHVYVISLVLFFFDASGAHPILLMCEKYGARADARSILVRRKQKGSSKIMIPKGTYLLGVVDLKGPCKGAMHLEVQGTFIAPTSPNAHNKASWITFAYIDRLTISGGGTFDGRGEIAWKQNNGG